A DNA window from Bubalus bubalis isolate 160015118507 breed Murrah chromosome 22, NDDB_SH_1, whole genome shotgun sequence contains the following coding sequences:
- the LOC102389067 gene encoding serpin B8 isoform X2: MFEDRRWAEDGSQLPGTLYQKTSFCEAFKESCQKFYQADLEELSFAEDTEECRKHINDWVMEKTEGKISEILGAGTVGPLTKLVLVNAIYFKGKWNEQFDRKHTRGMPFKTNQEKKTVQMMFKQAKFKMGHVKEVPAQVLELPYVGAELSMLILLPDENTDLAVVEKALTYEKFRTWTSPEKLTEEKVQVFLPRLKLEASYDLEAFLRSLGMTDAFEEAKADFSGMSAKKNVPMSKVAHKCFVEVNEEGTEAAGATAVVRNSRCCRMEPKFCADHPFLFFIRHRETNSILFCGRFSSP; this comes from the exons ATGTTTGAGGACAGGAGATGGGCGGAGGATGGGAGCCAATTGCCAGGCACATTATATCAGAAAACAAGTTTTTGTGAG GCTTTTAAAGAATCCTGCCAGAAGTTCTATCAGGCTGACCTGGAGGAGCTGTCCTTTGCTGAAGACACTGAAGAATGCAGGAAACACATAAACGACTGGGTGATGGAGAAGACGGAAG GTAAGATATCAGAGATACTGGGGGCTGGCACAGTCGGTCCTCTGACTAAGCTGGTCCTGGTGAATGCCATCTATTTCAAAGGCAAGTGGAATGAGCAGTTTGACAGAAAGCACACAAGGGGAATGCCCTTTAAGACTAACCAG GAGAAGAAGACAGTACAGATGATGTTCAAGCAAGCCAAGTTTAAAATGGGGCACGTGAAGGAGGTGCCTGCCCAGGTCCTGGAGCTGCCCTACGTGGGGGCCGAGCTGAGCATGCTCATCCTTCTGCCTGATGAGAACACGGATCTTGCTGTG GTGGAAAAAGCACTTACATATGAGAAGTTCAGAACCTGGACGAGTCCAGAAAAGCTGACTGAGGAGAAAGTTCAAGTTTTTCTTCCCAGATTAAAGCTGGAGGCGAGTTATGACTTGGAGGCTTTTCTTCGAAGTTTAGGAATGACTGATGCTTTCGAGGAAGCCAAGGCAGACTTTTCCGGAATGTCAGCTAAGAAGAATGTGCCCATGTCCAAGGTTGCACACAAATGCTTCGTGGAGGTCAATGAGGAGGGCACAGAGGCAGCCGGGGCCACTGCCGTGGTCAGGAACTCCCGGTGCTGCAGAATGGAACCGAAATTTTGTGCAGACCACCCTTTCCTCTTCTTCATCAGGCACCGGGAAACCAACA